The following coding sequences lie in one Fusarium poae strain DAOMC 252244 chromosome 1, whole genome shotgun sequence genomic window:
- a CDS encoding hypothetical protein (TransMembrane:2 (o27-46i53-78o)) — MDSSLHEVWQAAAGSPFFPTVKKDTQFTFAFALLFVGLFLTGVFALNRTLINIPLLGVPASLALGFGVVYMFCAVGVYI, encoded by the exons ATGGATTCTTCGCTGCATGAGGTCTGgcaagctgctgctggcaGTCCCTTCTTCCCTACCGTGAAAAAGGACACTCAGTTCACGTTCGCTTTTGCCCTACTCTTCGTTGGTCTCTTCCTCACTGGTGTCTTTGCTCTCA ACCGCACCTTGATCAACATTCCCCTACTGGGCGTTCCGGCTTCTCTTGCACTTGG GTTCGGAGTCGTCTATATGTTCTGTGCGGTCGGAGTCTACATCTAA
- the GCN5 gene encoding histone acetyltransferase (BUSCO:27881at5125) encodes MSEENGKRKAEEEPSSPTPSKRIKQDDSAEPPEKKPEVKRIPFPEKPAVIEERNGEIEFRVVNNDNEREALIILTGLKCIFQKQLPKMPKDYIARLVYDRTHLSIAIVKKPLEVVGGITYRPFKGRRFAEIVFCAISSDQQVKGYGAHLMSHLKDYVKATSDVMHFLTYADNYAIGYFKKQGFTKEITLDKKVWMGYIKDYEGGTIMQCSMLPRIRYLEMGRMLLKQKECVQAKIRAYSKSHNIHAPPKEWKNGITEINPLDIPAIRASGWSPDMDELARQPRHGPNYNQLLHLLNDLQNHNSAWPFLVPVNRDDVADYYDVIKEPMDLSTMESKLEADQYLTPEDFIRDAKLVFDNCRKYNNESTPYAKSANKLEKFMWQQIKAIPEWSHLEPEK; translated from the exons ATGTCAGAAGAAA ACGGCAAGCGCAAAGCCGAGGAGGAGCCATCATCTCCTACTCCATCTAAGCGCATCAAGCAGGATGATTCCGCCGAACCACCGGAAAAGAAGCCCGAAGTCAAACGAATCCCATTCCCTGAAAAG CCTGCTGTCATCGAAGAGCGCAATGGTGAAATCGAGTTTCGAGTAGTCAACAACGATAATGAGCGCGAAGCACTTATCATTTTGACCGGCCTTAAATGTATCTTTCAGAAACAACTCCCGAAAATGCCCAAGGATTATATCGCTCGACTTGTATACGACCGAACCCATCTGTCCATCGCCATTGTCAAGAAGCCCCTGGAAGTTGTTGGTGGAATCACATATCGCCCATTCAAAGGACGCCGTTTCGCCGAAATTGTGTTCTGTGCCATCAGCTCTGATCAGCAAGTCAAGGGATACGGTGCTCATCTTATGTCTCACTTGAAAGACTATGTTAAAGCGACAAGCGACGTGATGCATTTCTTGACGTATGCCGACAACTATGCGATTGGATACTTTAAGAAACAGGGCTTCACCAAAGAGATTACCCTCGACAAGAAGGTATGGATGGGTTACATCAAGGATTATGAAGGTGGTACCATTATGCAGTGTTCTATGCTGCCACGGATCCGCTATCTCGAGATGGGTCGCATGCTCCTTAAGCAGAAAGAATGTGTCCAAGCAAAGATTCGAGCGTACTCCAAATCCCACAACATTCATGCCCCTCCGAAAGAGTGGAAGAATGGAATTACAGAAATCAACCCTCTGGATATTCCGGCTATTCGAGCATCAGGATGGTCACCCGATATGGACGAACTAGCGCGTCAACCTCGCCATGGACCCAACTACAACCAACTTCTTCATCTATTGAACGATCTTCAGAACCACAACTCAGCCTGGCCATTCCTGGTACCCGTTAATCGCGACGACGTGGCCGATTACTACGATGTAATCAAGGAACCCATGGATTTGAGTACTATGGAGAGCAAGCTCGAGGCCGACCAGTACCTCACGCCTGAGGATTTCATCAGAGACGCCAAGTTGGTTTTCGACAACTGCCGGAAGTACAATAACGAGAGTACTCCATACGCAAAGTCGGCCAACAAGCTTGAAAAGTTTATGTGGCAGCAGATTAAAGCGATTCCCGAGTGGTCTCACCTGGAGCCTGAGAAATAG
- a CDS encoding hypothetical protein (TransMembrane:3 (i67-85o525-545i667-687o)~BUSCO:10303at5125), producing MSRPYQYRTSSTIPRNIQSIGHVLSAHAQQAAHQLRIWASGPGKRMAISTGERVMRRLQRNLTSRRLLSFPHLLVFLWLVILLYGERWVFNSKVTSCDWDHWEKWPKDAKPHHLVFVADPQIIDPHSYPGRPWPLNPLTVLITDNYLRRGYRAMQRRLHPDSLFFLGDLFDGGREWKTREGKFVDPKWGRGRSKDEKKLVESWHNTYGEDFWLHEYERFGDIFFEHFNDGGEVPGSWQRGRKLVASLPGNHDLGFGAQVQTSVRDRFEAFFGDVNRVDVIGNHTIVSVDSVSLSADTSEYKKQHDLKPIFGPVNEFLDGVKTLKRKAVEEELRHYYDLKGGLRYPHNVEELDRSKPTWGKTTEADKDEGPEFPTILLTHVPLYRAPGTPCGPQREHWPPTTPPKGQKEPVFPDNRNALSIVGGYQYQNVLNELDSIKLVKSIGNIKHVFSGDDHDYCEVVHSDAKENVREITVKSMSMAMGVPTPGFLMVSMYNPVDSKGKPLPGAPEQTIQTHMCLLPNQIHTYMEYIVFGVATLVLLVVRAALVPALSLTPFALEPEKHSASSVLPVYKDKMDPPEASSYRNTTSSGTSAHHFPSRAAPRHGRSASPVQTSNRWQARRGGRNDKRWGWGSASGPRIHLDDNLFTTGVQDKRIGGKKALGVIGRELWTTAWRVVWMVLLFFAYLAWKG from the exons ATGTCGCGCCCATATCAGTATCGTACCAGTTCCACAATCCCAAGGAACATTCAGTCAATAGGCCATGTGTTATCAGCCCACGCACAGCAGGCAGCGCACCAGCTAAGAATATGGGCTTCCGGTCCGGGAAAGCGCATGGCTATATCGACGGGTGAACGTGTTATGCGACGGTTACAGCGTAATTTGACTTCAAGACGACTGCTGAGCTTTCCTCATCTGCTGGTGTTCTTGTGGCTTGTTATACTCCTGTATGGAGAGAGATGGGTATTTAATAGCAAAGTCACAAGTTGCGATTGGGACCATTGGGAAAAATGG CCGAAAGATGCGAAACCTCACCACCTCGTCTTCGTCGCCGATCCTCAAATCATCGATCCTCATTCCTACCCCGGCCGTCCCTGGCCTCTTAATCCTCTGACAGTTCTCATAACCGATAATTATCTACGACGTGGTTACCGAGCGATGCAACGCCGTCTGCACCCGGACAGTTTATTCTTCCTAGGCGATTTATTCGACGGTGGTCGAGAGTGGAAGACACGAGAGGGCAAATTCGTCGATCCGAAATGGGGAAGGGGTCGTTCCaaagatgaaaagaagcTCGTCGAGTCGTGGCACAATACTTATGGCGAGGATTTTTGGTTACACGAGTACGAGAGATTCGGAGACATCTTCTTTGAGCACTTCAACGACGGAGGAGAAGTACCCGGGTCATGGCAGCGTGGACGAAAGCTGGTGGCCAGTTTGCCTGGAAACCATGACTTGGGCTTTGGTGCGCAGGTGCAAACTTCTGTTCGAGATCGATTCGAGGCATTCTTTGGTGATGTTAACCGCGTTGATGTTATCGGAAACCACACTATTGTTTCTGTCGATTCGGTCTCTTTGAGCGCTGATACGTCAGAATACAAGAAACAGCATGACCTGAAGCCCATCTTCGGTCCTGTGAATGAGTTTCTGGACGGTGTCAAGACGTTGAAGCGAAAGGCAGTCGAGGAGGAACTGCGCCATTACTACGATCTCAAGGGAGGTCTGCGTTATCCTCATAATGTTGAAGAGCTGGACAGGTCCAAGCCGACTTGGGGTAAAACTACTGAAGCAGACAAGGATGAAGGTCCCGAGTTTCCCACGATTCTTCTTACTCACGTCCCGCTATATCGAGCCCCTGGAACACCCTGCGGTCCTCAACGAGAACACTGGCCACCGACGACACCTCCCAAAGGCCAGAAAGAGCCTGTTTTCCCTGACAATCGAAACGCCCTCAGTATTGTCGGGGGCTACCAGTACCAAAATGTTCTCAACGAACTTGACTCAATCAAGTTGGTCAAGAGCATAGGAAACATCAAGCATGTCTTTTCAGGTGATGATCATGATTACTGTGAGGTAGTACACTCTGACGCCAAGGAAAACGTCCGCGAAATCACCGTCAAGAGTATGAGCATGGCCATGGGTGTGCCTACGCCTGGTTTCCTCATGGTCAGCATGTATAACCCTGTTGATTCAAAGGGTAAACCACTTCCTGGAGCACCGGAGCAGACGATTCAGACGCACATGTGTCTTTTGCCTAACCAGATCCATACTTATATGGAGTACATTGTCTTTGGCGTGGCGACTCTCGTTCTTCTAGTCGTCCGCGCAGCACTTGTTCCCGCACTCTCACTCACCCCCTTCGCCCTCGAACCCGAGAAACATTCAGCCTCGAGTGTTTTGCCTGTATACAAGGACAAGATGGATCCTCCCGAAGCTTCATCATACCGCAACACGACATCATCTGGTACTTCAGCACACCATTTCCCCTCGCGCGCAGCACCGCGGCACGGGAGGAGTGCATCTCCTGTCCAAACATCAAATCGATGGCAGGCTCGACGCGGAGGACGAAATGATAAGCGTTGGGGCTGGGGGTCTGCTAGTGGGCCACGCATACACCTCGACGATAACCTCTTCACCACCGGCGTTCAAGATAAGCGCATTGGTGGTAAGAAAGCTCTTGGGGTGATTGGTCGTGAACTATGGACCACGGCATGGCGTGTGGTTTGGATGGTGCTGTTGTTTTTTGCATATCTTGCATGGAAAGGATAG
- a CDS encoding hypothetical protein (BUSCO:33557at5125) codes for MSTEAQPIFRAVATSTRPLYQLLRCINFAPRVHVQITEDGVRFASDHARVMQGVAFLDKSLFSSYTVNLPPQDGDDAPELPNFQLSLSSVLEVLQIFGAVDVATRAHKAEQDPYRSNLRNYRPDAFSNQTLGISGTCTLLYAEEGDPFKITIEESGVKTTASLTTYLPEIPDDIPFDRTDLTFKIIMQSRTLLDSLAEISPTAPLKLTITATKASPFLSLAGVGDLGSSGVDFARGRDLLETFTIQDRWSQAYKFDFIKNSTEAMRIANKVSLRGDSQGVLSLQFMVDIEGGKRSFLDFRFVPFLQEDGEDDDADNGEAN; via the exons ATGTCTACAGAAGCTCAACCCATCTTCCGCGCGGTTGCGACTTCCACCCGACCGCTGTATCAACTTTTGAGATGCATAAACTTTGCACCCAGGGTTCATGTTCAAATCACAGAGGATGGTGTTCGTTTTGCATCTGACCATGCGCGGGTGATGCAGG GCGTTGCGTTTCTAGACAAATCTCTCTTTTCGTCATATACCGTCAATCTACCTCCTCAAGATGGCGATGACGCGCCGGAACTTCCTAATTTTCAACTTTCCTTATCATCAGTCCTTGAAGTGCTTCAGATCTTTGGGGCTGTGGATGTAGCCACTCGTGCTCACAAAGCAGAGCAAGACCCTTATCGCAGCAATCTCCGGAACTACCGTCCTGATGCCTTCAGTAACCAAACCCTTGGTATTTCTGGTACTTGCACTCTCCTGTACGCCGAAGAAGGAGACCCATTCAAAATCACCATCGAAGAATCTGGCGTGAAGACGACTGCATCTTTGACAACCTATCTACCAGAAATACCCGATGATATTCCTTTCGACCGCACTGATCTCACTTTTAAAATCATTATGCAATCACGAACGTTGTTGGACTCGCTCGCCGAAATTTCCCCAACGGCTCCTTTGAAGTTGACAATTACAGCCACCAAAGCCTCGCCTTTTCTATCGCTTGCTGGTGTAGGTGATCTGGGGAGCTCAGGGGTGGATTTTGCGCGTGGCAGGGACCTTCTCGAGACTTTTACCATTCAAGATCGTTGGTCGCAGGCCTACAAGTTTGACTTTATCAAGAATTCGACAGAAGCGATGCGAATAGCCAACAAGGTCAGCTTACGAGGAGACTCACAGGGTGTTTTGAGTCTGCAATTCATGGTGGATATCGAGGGTGGTAAGCGAAGCTTTCTCGACTTTCGGTTTGTGCCTTTTCTTCAGGAAGACGGCGAGGATGACGACGCAGATAATGGCGAAGCTAACTAG
- a CDS encoding hypothetical protein (BUSCO:1287at5125), with amino-acid sequence MSTPYWGQLPGPKVVQGHNRRRSESDNYTYNADRRSSLDVAPVRKSNRASSQTQGTDALSESTFSPYDSPTTPGFAPQGLAPRPSSYRRDISTGESSKPRYNSRQQQDYDEPLSPAQEAPRGPPVNYRHPYGNGGPSNTHTAPNASASYDPNPQDDDMEDDQYQRSSQRTGGQRYDQGQDDFSRRGSSASAYDQLPRRTTGGSSKRQKAYADDRSPLQRLELTLDSMTKEEKRARVEAAEKRARARQAKQAGKQPASGPQVQQSHERKPSVTYSERRPSGGGAFFSAGQPSAHRDVSQNYPRDAPRDTQKDTQRDVPQDTYQDIPPQNAPREETASPFVYQELPPQVTVQRGHSHRRRSSVAQRPADDMTFGSGALRQPEEVEPAPRRMDPQSAVPRTVEQDSGIPQRNLSFRERAARDNAQLPEPAPMPMPMPMTQTQPVQPVQPPAQSGGFSLTRSGSNKLRKPPPPDLNYPRRVVSERRAPAGPPISKYCHQFDDDYYYDDQDDLLPSRQIPQELPTRQNTRQITQELNDRFIREKELPPNPPQTTEAHEYIPTHQEMPMPGDNQGIKRRVTDPAPRVQYADEDEFIPPPQRTKSIGTRLLGRKDDDGTQAQNQAAVLRKANRADSFSSESSEGHHVSRMVFKQPEEMVPGDGLYLPPTWLDEWRKGTVGTLSGTYLDIQDGPMDEPVSHQAWWEQDKRKSFSEPRNAEAFDGEYDEQTPTRFKPALFMKCGPLLRYCGIKREKVPNRAGNLAEREMWRGSIMIVTQDSDSSYDIAPTLRLFVQNLDLLPAPPNSIKGDLSPEYVDPIAGHPKVGRRGETLYVRPVEHLEEAKDLSRDETDAGIFEQTITPLELPGPDGPVDLPGSFANRRKRAGADGEKVQKYKDIRGFRLHTERGCTFWRFNIEVELRENQQRIAYRINRGPATGFWVPAKGETMNMMFHSCNGFSASVKPDELSGPDPMWRDVLNNHQSRPFHLMIGGGDQIYNDCVSRECSLFKEWLNIRNPIQKHTAALTPEMQDELETFYMERYCMWFSQGLFGLANSQIPMVNMWDDHDIFDGYGSYPHHDMKSPVMSGLGAVAHKYYMLFQHQSIMTELENTEPSWILGNEPGPYINELGRSLFLSVGSKVGLLAVDCRTERTEHDVVSDKSWEKIMNRLYAEVRRGQVEHLLVLLGIPIAYPRLVWLENILTSRLMDPVKALGRTGVLGKALNNIDGGVEVLDDLNDHWTAKNHKQERAVVIEDLQDLAIDKSLRVTILSGDVHLAAVGQFYSNPKLGLAKHKDPRYMPNIISSAIANTPPPDMLADVLNKRNKVHHFDKQTDEDMIPLFQQGVDGKPRNNKHLLPHRNWCAIREWQPGSTPPPTPPGSSDGESAAPKGGLLRRLSLSRSKSTSSDARPDFNRETVRGGSRPPVTRGGGGLFRSLSRRNSTSSERPPPAKLQRSMSVDQAPEGKKSGFFGFIRRPSQRRAADDGGMNGNWADQDPYYDDPDYYEEPLSPQRGGPGPSGMRGGAAYDEYTEGDDSYFMAARPLQRAQTVGSRAMSHSREAVGPMQTMPRPGDFHRTPTGLSTKQKKQADKYTVDLEGGLDITLNVEINPKDPAGITKPYRLLVPKLFYDYENENENDAGAVPERDPEMAQAGGAETPEPTGFKRLLSFRKKAKNHPPPEDNDYSEDDDDDIDVYRVR; translated from the exons ATGTCTACGCCATACTGGGGCCAGTTGCCCGGACCAAAGGTCGTCCAGGGCCATAACCGCCGCAGGTCTGAGTCGGACAACTATACCTATAATGCTGACCGTAGATCTTCGCTCGACGTTGCCCCAGTTCGCAAATCGAATCGTGCTTCTTCACAAACTCAGGGCACTGACGCTCTTTCTGAATCTACCTTTAGTCCTTATGATTCTCCTACCACTCCTGGTTTCGCTCCTCAAGGTCTAGCTCCTAGACCATCTTCATACCGCCGAGACATCTCTACTGGAGAGTCTTCCAAACCACGCTACAATAGTCGACAGCAACAAGACTACGACGAACCATTGTCGCCTGCTCAAGAGGCTCCTCGTGGTCCTCCTGTGAACTATCGCCATCCATACGGTAACGGCGGTCCTTCTAATACCCACACCGCTCCCAACGCATCTGCTTCTTACGATCCTAACCCACAAGACGACGATATGGAAGACGACCAGTACCAACGCTCCTCCCAAAGGACCGGAGGTCAAAGATAtgaccaaggccaagatgatTTCTCAAGACGAGGTTCGAGCGCCAGCGCATACGATCAATTGCCTAGGAGAACAACAGGCGGGTCATCCAAACGTCAAAAAGCGTACGCAGACGACCGATCACCCCTCCAAAGGCTAGAGTTGACGCTCGATAGTATGACCAAGGAGGAAAAACGCGCCCGAGTCGAAGCCGCCGAAAAACGCGCCAGAGCAAGACAGGCCAAACAGGCTGGAAAGCAACCCGCAAGCGGCCCGCAAGTACAGCAGTCGCATGAACGAAAACCCTCCGTTACATATAGCGAGAGACGTCCATCAGGCGGTGGAGCCTTCTTTTCAGCCGGACAGCCTTCGGCGCACAGAGATGTTTCCCAAAATTACCCCAGAGATGCACCAAGAGATACCCAAAAAGATACACAGCGCGATGTTCCACAAGACACCTACCAAGACATTCCACCACAGAATGCGCCCAGAGAAGAGACTGCTTCTCCGTTTGTGTACCAGGAGCTACCTCCTCAAGTCACTGTACAAAGAGGTCATTCGCATCGTCGTCGCAGTTCTGTTGCGCAACGTCCAGCAGATGACATGACTTTTGGATCAGGCGCATTGCGACAGCCAGAAGAAGTTGAGCCTGCGCCGAGGCGCATGGATCCTCAATCTGCTGTTCCTAGAACCGTTGAGCAAGACTCTGGTATTCCTCAGCGCAACCTGAGTTTCCGCGAACGAGCGGCTCGAGATAACGCACAGCTTCCTGAACCTGcgccaatgccaatgccaatgccaatgaCGCAGACCCAACCAGTCCAGCCAGTTCAGCCACCTGCACAGAGCGGAGGTTTCTCTCTAACCAGAAGTGGCAGCAACAAGCTCAGGAAACCACCTCCACCCGATCTCAACTATCCTCGCAGAGTGGTATCGGAAAGGCGCGCTCCTGCTGGACCCCCTATTTCAAAATACTGCCACCAGTTTGATGATGATTACTACTATGACGACCAAGATGACCTACTTCCTTCTCGACAGATTCCCCAAGAACTTCCTACCCGACAGAATACCCGACAAATCACTCAAGAACTTAATGACCGTTTCATTAGGGAGAAGGAGCTTCCTCCCAACCCTCCACAGACCACAGAAGCACACGAATACATACCGACTCATCAAGAGATGCCTATGCCTGGTGATAACCAAGGTATCAAGAGACGTGTTACTGATCCTGCCCCTAGGGTTCAGTATGCCGATGAGGATGAGTTCATCCCGCCTCCCCAACGCACCAAGTCTATTGGCACTAGACTGCTTGGCAGAAAGGACGACGATGGAACCCAGGCTCAAAACCAGGCGGCTGTCCTCAGGAAAGCCAACCGGGCAGACAGCTTTTCTTCTGAAAGCTCTGAAGGACACCACGTTTCCAGAATGGTATTCAAGCAACCAGAAGAAATGGTTCCAGGTGACGGTCTTTATCTACCGCCTACATGGCTAGACGAGTGGAGGAAGGGAACTGTTGGTACCTTGTCTGGGACCTACTTGGATATTCAAGATGGTCCCATGGATGAGCCAGTCTCACACCAGGCTTGGTGGGAGCAGGACAAGAGGAAGAGCTTCTCTGAGCCGCGAAACGCCGAGGCTTTCGATGGCGAGTATGATGAGCAAACCCCTACTCGCTTCAAGCCTGCGCTTTTCATGAAGTGTGGTCCTCTTTTGAGATATTGCGGAATCAAGCGCGAGAAGGTTCCCAACAGAGCTGGTAATCTGGCTGAGCGAGAAATGTGGCGTGGCAGTATTATGATTGTCACTCAGGATTCCGATTCTTCATATGACATCGCACCCACGCTGCGACTCTTTGTTCAAAATCTCGACTTGCTGCCTGCACCCCCTAATAGCATCAAGGGGGACCTCTCTCCCGAGTACGTCGATCCCATCGCTGGTCATCCCAAGGTGGGCCGTAGAGGAGAAACCCTCTATGTGCGCCCCGTGGAGCATTTAGAGGAGGCAAAGGATCTTTCTCGCGATGAGACTGATGCAGGGATCTTTGAGCAAACCATCACCCCGCTTGAGCTTCCCGGTCCCGATGGTCCAGTTGATCTGCCCGGCTCATTTGCTAACCGCAGAAAGCGGGCAGGCGCTGATGGCGAGAAGGTCCAGAAGTACAAGGACATCAGAGGTTTCAGACTCCATACTGAGCGTGGATGTACTTTCTGGCGCTTCAACATCGAGGTTGAGTTGCGTGAGAACCAGCAGCGCATTGCCTACCGCATCAACCGTGGCCCTGCCACAGGTTTCTGGGTCCCTGCCAAGGGCGAGACGATGAACATGATGTTCCATAGCTGTAACGGCTTTAGTGCAAGTGTGAAGCCTGATGAGCTGAGCGGACCTGACCCTATGTGGCGCGATGTGTTGAACAACCACCAATCTCGACCTTTCCATCTTATGATTGGAGGTGGTGACCAAATCTACAACGACTGCGTGTCTAGGGAATGCAGCCTTTTCAAGGAGTGGCTCAACATTCGCAACCCTATCCAAAAGCACACTGCCGCTCTCACGCCTGAGATGCAAGATGAGCTGGAAACTTTCTATATGGAGAGGTACTGCATGTGGTTCTCTCAAGGACTGTTTGGTCTCGCCAACTCACAAATTCCCATGGTCAACATGTGGGATGATCATGATATCTTTGACGGATATGGTTCATACCCACACCACGACATGAAGTCCCCAGTCatgagtggtttgggtgctGTCGCGCACAAGTACTACATGCTGTTCCAGCACCAGTCTATCATGACTGAACTGGAAAACACTGAACCAAGCTGGATTCTTGGCAACGAGCCTGGCCCATACATCAATGAGCTTGGTCGCAGTTTGTTCTTGTCTGTTGGCTCAAAGGTCGGACTTCTCGCTGTTGATTGCCGCACAGAGAGGACGGAACATGATGTTGTCTCTGATAAGTCATGGGAGAAGATCATGAACCGTCTCTACGCCGAGGTCCGCCGTGGTCAGGTCGAACATCTGCTGGTGCTCTTGGGCATTCCTATTGCTTATCCCAGATTGGTCTGGTTGGAGAATAT CTTGACCTCCAGGCTCATGGATCCCGTCAAGGCACTTGGACGCACCGGTGTCTTGGGTAAGGCCCTCAACAACATCGATGGTGGTGTTGAAGTTCTGGATGATCTCAACGACCACTGGACTGCCAAGAACCACAAGCAGGAGCGAGCTGTAGTGATCGAAGACTTGCAAGATCTTGCTATCGACAAGTCTCTTCGAGTCACTATCCTGAGTGGTGACGTCCATCTTGCTGCCGTTGGACAGTTTTACTCCAACCCTAAGCTTGGACTTGCTAAGCACAAGGACCCGCGATACATGCCCAACATTATCTCATCAGCCATTGCCAACACACCACCTCCTGATATGCTGGCCGATGTGCTGAACAAGAGGAACAAGGTCCACCACTTTGACAAGCAGACCGACGAAGACATGATTCCTCTCTTCCAGCAGGGAGTTGATGGCAAGCCAAGAAACAACAAGCATCTCCTCCCTCACCGAAACTGGTGTGCCATCCGTGAGTGGCAGCCAGGTAGCACACCACCACCTACACCTCCTGGGTCTTCTGATGGAGAAAGTGCTGCTCCTAAGGGTGGCCTTCTCCGAAGGTTGTCCCTTTCTAGGAGCAAGTCTACATCTTCTGATGCTCGCCCTGACTTTAACAGAGAGACTGTCCGCGGTGGATCTCGACCCCCAGTCACCcgaggaggtggtggtttGTTCCGCAGCTTGTCGCGACGTAACTCGACAAGCTCCGAGCGTCCTCCTCCAGCCAAGCTTCAGCGATCCATGTCTGTCGACCAAGCCCCTGAAGGTAAGAAGTCCGGATTCTTCGGCTTCATTCGACGACCTAGCCAACGCCGTGCTGCTGATGACGGTGGCATGAATGGAAACTGGGCAGACCAAGACCCTTATTATGACGACCCGGACTACTATGAGGAGCCTCTATCCCCTCAACGCGGAGGTCCTGGTCCTTCGGGCATGAGAGGTGGCGCCGCCTACGACGAGTACACTGAGGGTGACGACTCATACTTTATGGCAGCCCGGCCACTCCAGCGAGCCCAAACTGTTGGATCGCGAGCCATGTCACACTCGCGAGAGGCCGTGGGTCCGATGCAGACTATGCCTCGCCCTGGGGACTTTCACAGGACACCTACCGGCCTTTCAACAaagcagaagaagcaggCAGACAAGTACACTGTTGATCTTGAGGGTGGACTGGACATCACCCTGAATGTCGAGATCAACCCCAAGGACCCCGCAGGTATCACCAAGCCATACAGACTTTTGGTACCAAAGCTGTTCTATGACTacgagaacgagaacgagaATGATGCAGGAGCCGTTCCTGAACGAGACCCGGAAATGGCTCAGGCTGGAGGCGCAGAAACTCCAGAACCAACTGGGTTCAAGAGACTTCTCAGCTTCcgcaagaaggccaagaaccATCCTCCACCAGAGGATAACGATTATagtgaagacgacgatgatgacattGATGTTTACCGCGTAAGATAA
- a CDS encoding hypothetical protein (TransMembrane:1 (o360-376i)), whose translation MNEIQSFQPKRRGLNFKQLNQDFADEQYEVFLNKLNVEVYVVAQMAFLPGGSAGPTRRSPWLRQYPEEFIKHVELVAHPDARSGHWEKLIRHGDERVNLIVAIIFKIIDKGIFSPLLFGADPKLCKTLQSSDTELINAEGFERSAVLSHTSRAWLRKNNGEPPLFWQEVDKLCWQTLSMLLPLYGYVEETAISKPIPKTELYQSLHDVFAHAGWISVCMRMSPAVISIDWNIPGEPFSAELVNNSQDAYEASKKAAMAHEASVEKARQRMSLRRSGKPKAHIRHVKSAPRVKITVTPTMVRHKPLPRTMNIKGVTSYTIMKPSAVFYEGFKLEGDEKKAYTSLPDYIQKLRDRNCVPEKTVMAIMAFAAIWLWVSFTTSGQQTQQIVQQWLQSVQ comes from the exons ATGAACGAGATACAATCCTTTCAACCTAAGCGTCGTGGTCTCAACTTTAAGCAACTCAACCAAGACTTTGCCGACGAACAGTACGAAGTTTTCCTTAACAAACTCAATGTCGAAGTTTATGTCGTCGCACAGATGGCCTTCCTTCCTGGGGGTAGCGCTGGGCCAACTCGGAGGTCTCCTTGGTTGAGACAGTACCCGGAGGAGTTTATCAAACATGTCGAGCTTGTGGCACATCCAGATGCACGCTCGGGGCACTGGGAGAAGCTCATTCGGCACGGGGACGAGAGAGTCAACCTGATTGttgccatcatcttcaaaatCATTGACAAGGGCATATTCTCGCCGCTTCTATTTGGAGCTGATCCGAAGCTTTGTAAGACACTTCAGAGCTCCGATACCGAGCTCATCAATGCTGAAG GATTCGAACGCAGCGCTGTTCTCTCTCACACATCCAGAGCGTGGCTCCGGAAGAATAACGGAGAGCCCCCTCTCTTTTGGCAAGAGGTTGACAAGCTGTGCTGGCAAACTTTGTCAATGTTACTCCCTCTCTACGGCTATGTGGAAGAAACCGCAATTTCCAAACCCATCCCGAAGACGGAACTATACCAGTCACTGCACGATGTGTTTGCACACGCTGGTTGGATCAGCGTGTGCATGCGCATGTCACCAGCCGTCATCTCAATAGACTGGAATATTCCCGGAGAGCCATTCTCGGCAGAACTCGTCAACAACTCTCAGGATGCATACGAAGCTTCAAAGAAGGCAGCCATGGCACACGAAGCCTCGGTGGAGAAAGCCAGACAACGCATGAGTCTCAGGAGGTCCGGCAAGCCCAAAGCCCATATTAGGCATGTCAAGTCTGCTCCCAGAGTCAAGATCACAGTGACGCCAACAATGGTTCGTCACAAGCCTCTACCAAGAACAATGAACATTAAGGGCGTCACATCGTATACTATAATGAAGCCCTCTGCGGTATTCTATGAGGGATTCAAGCTTGAAGGGGATGAGAAAAAAGCATACACCAGTCTTCCAGACTACATCCAGAAGCTCCGAGACCGCAACTGCGTGCCAGAGAAAACTGTCATGGCCATTATGGCATTTGCAGCCATTTGGCTGTGGGTTTCGTTTACCACCTCGGGTCAACAAACACAGCAGATAGTGCAACAATGGTTGCAATCGGTACAATAG